A region from the Azospirillum fermentarium genome encodes:
- a CDS encoding 2-hydroxyacid dehydrogenase yields MTIPSQRPRLLLTRHLPDAVEERAARDYDARLNTADTPLSGTDIAAAAAGMDGILCCAGDRLDAASIAALPASVRILATFSVGTDHIDLSAAAARGLTVTNTPDVLTDATADIALLLILGAARRAPEGERMIRAGQWTGWTPTQLLGTHLGGRRLGIIGMGRIGQAVARRAAAFGMTVHYSNRQRLPASLEQGAVFHPDAEDLLGVADVLSLHFPATAETRHWLNAARIERLPPGAIVINTARGSVVDDTALIAALRSGRLAAAGLDVFENEPNLNPAYRDLPNTFLLPHLGSATVDTRNAMGFRALDNLDAFFAGRTPSDKIV; encoded by the coding sequence ATGACCATCCCCAGCCAACGCCCCCGCCTGCTGCTGACCCGCCACCTGCCCGATGCGGTGGAGGAACGGGCCGCCCGCGATTACGACGCCCGTCTCAACACCGCCGACACCCCCCTGTCCGGCACGGACATCGCCGCGGCCGCCGCCGGCATGGACGGCATCCTGTGCTGCGCCGGCGACCGTCTGGACGCGGCATCCATCGCCGCCCTGCCCGCCTCGGTCCGCATCCTGGCGACCTTCTCGGTCGGGACCGACCACATCGACCTGAGCGCGGCGGCGGCCCGCGGGCTGACCGTCACCAACACCCCCGACGTGCTGACCGACGCCACCGCCGACATCGCCCTGCTGCTGATCCTGGGAGCCGCCCGCCGCGCGCCGGAGGGCGAGCGCATGATCCGCGCCGGGCAATGGACCGGCTGGACCCCCACCCAGCTTCTGGGCACCCATCTGGGCGGGCGCCGGCTGGGCATCATCGGCATGGGCCGCATCGGACAGGCCGTCGCCCGCCGGGCCGCGGCGTTCGGCATGACCGTGCATTATTCGAACCGGCAACGCCTTCCTGCCTCTTTGGAGCAGGGCGCCGTCTTCCACCCCGATGCGGAAGACCTGCTGGGCGTGGCCGACGTGCTGTCGCTGCACTTCCCCGCCACCGCCGAAACCCGCCACTGGCTGAACGCCGCACGCATCGAACGGCTGCCGCCGGGGGCGATCGTGATCAACACCGCCCGCGGGTCGGTGGTGGACGACACCGCGCTCATTGCAGCGCTGCGCTCGGGCCGCCTCGCCGCCGCCGGGCTGGACGTGTTCGAGAACGAACCGAACCTCAATCCCGCCTACCGGGATCTGCCCAACACCTTCCTTCTGCCCCACCTGGGCAGTGCCACGGTGGACACCCGCAACGCCATGGGGTTCCGCGCGCTGGACAATCTGGACGCCTTTTTTGCCGGGCGGACGCCATCGGACAAAATTGTCTAA
- a CDS encoding GGDEF domain-containing protein: MNAFAATARSLPTASGHAMPAGRTARPALAFPSITLPHDVLADAMEARLHEAEETIARQQERIAYLESLTMTDELTGLVNRRGFYSHFRRELAAAQRDPAAAGVLVMIDLDGFKAINDTHGHPAGDAYLRAVAHALRTHVRSQDVVGRLGGDEFAVLLTNTDAATGAARAEQLARLVQGESTDWHGTRLPLRFSTGVHAYGPGDHEDDVMRRADVTMYGNKAARRTGR; encoded by the coding sequence ATGAACGCCTTCGCCGCCACCGCCCGCAGCCTGCCCACGGCCTCCGGTCATGCCATGCCCGCCGGCCGGACGGCACGCCCGGCCTTGGCCTTTCCCAGCATCACGCTTCCCCACGACGTTCTGGCGGATGCCATGGAAGCCCGCCTGCATGAGGCCGAAGAGACCATCGCCCGCCAGCAGGAGCGCATCGCGTATCTGGAAAGCCTGACCATGACCGACGAATTGACGGGTCTGGTCAACCGGCGGGGGTTCTACAGCCATTTCCGCCGCGAACTGGCGGCCGCCCAACGCGACCCGGCGGCGGCGGGCGTGCTGGTGATGATCGACCTGGACGGGTTCAAGGCCATCAACGACACCCACGGCCATCCGGCGGGCGACGCCTATCTGCGCGCGGTCGCGCATGCCCTGCGCACCCATGTGCGCAGCCAGGACGTGGTGGGCCGTCTGGGCGGCGACGAATTCGCGGTGCTGCTGACCAACACCGACGCCGCCACCGGGGCGGCGCGGGCCGAGCAACTGGCCCGGCTGGTGCAGGGTGAAAGCACCGACTGGCACGGCACCCGGCTTCCCTTGCGCTTTTCCACCGGCGTCCACGCCTATGGTCCCGGCGACCACGAGGACGACGTGATGCGGCGGGCGGACGTGACCATGTACGGCAACAAGGCCGCGCGGCGGACGGGACGGTGA
- the aspS gene encoding aspartate--tRNA ligase codes for MHAYRTHTCGQLREDDAGQIVRLSGWINRKRDHGQLLFIDLRDHYGLTQVVVDTSSPVFATAERLRVESVITVTGKVVKRTAETINDKLPTGRIEVQIHELAIQGEAETLPMPVNQDADTGEDVRLRYRFLDLRRERLHENIVLRSKVIASVRRRMIDQGFMEFQTPILTASSPEGARDYLVPSRNHPGKFYALPQAPQQFKQLLMVAGFDRYFQIAPCFRDEDARADRSPGEFYQLDFEMSFVTQDDIFDAIEPVLHGIFDEFGGFRRDSKPAIDGYPFRRIAFDEAMLTYGSDKPDLRNPLVIKDVTEVFKRDDVQFRAFRGTVDKGGVVRTIRAPQVADRPRSFFDKLNDWAKELGAPGLGYIIFENGTGKGPIAKFVPDAAQAVLREITGAVDGDAVFFVCDQPGPAAKLAGQARTKLGTELDLIEKNAFRFCWIVDFPMFEQDEETGQVIFSHNPFSMPQGGLEALNTMNPLDIKAYQYDIVCNGVELSSGAIRNHLPEVMYRAFEIAGYPASELEARFGGMLSAFKLGAPPHGGSAPGIDRMVMLLADEPNIREIIAFPLNQRAEDLLMQAPAPVDTARLKELHLKLDLPKPKAAAPVDGPKA; via the coding sequence ATGCACGCCTATCGCACCCACACCTGCGGCCAGTTGCGCGAAGACGACGCCGGCCAGATCGTCCGTCTGTCGGGCTGGATCAACCGCAAGCGCGACCATGGGCAGCTTCTGTTCATCGACCTGCGCGACCATTACGGCCTGACGCAGGTTGTGGTCGATACCTCCAGCCCGGTGTTCGCCACCGCCGAGCGTCTGCGCGTCGAATCGGTCATCACCGTGACCGGCAAGGTGGTCAAGCGCACCGCGGAAACCATCAACGACAAGCTGCCCACCGGCCGCATCGAGGTGCAGATCCACGAACTGGCCATCCAGGGCGAGGCGGAAACCCTGCCCATGCCGGTGAACCAGGACGCCGACACCGGCGAGGACGTGCGCCTGCGCTACCGCTTCCTCGACCTGCGCCGCGAGCGGCTGCACGAGAACATCGTCCTGCGCTCCAAGGTCATCGCGTCGGTCCGCCGCCGGATGATCGACCAGGGCTTCATGGAATTCCAGACGCCGATCCTGACCGCCTCGTCGCCCGAAGGGGCGCGCGACTATCTGGTGCCCTCGCGCAACCATCCGGGCAAGTTCTACGCCCTGCCCCAGGCGCCGCAGCAGTTCAAGCAGCTTCTGATGGTCGCCGGCTTCGACCGTTACTTCCAGATCGCGCCGTGCTTCCGCGACGAGGACGCCCGCGCCGACCGCAGCCCCGGTGAGTTCTACCAGCTCGATTTCGAAATGTCGTTCGTGACCCAGGACGACATCTTCGACGCCATCGAGCCGGTTCTGCACGGCATCTTCGACGAATTCGGCGGCTTCCGCCGCGACTCGAAGCCGGCCATCGACGGCTATCCCTTCCGCCGGATCGCCTTCGACGAGGCGATGCTGACCTACGGCTCGGACAAGCCCGACCTGCGCAACCCGCTGGTCATCAAGGACGTGACCGAGGTGTTCAAGCGCGACGACGTGCAGTTCCGCGCCTTCCGCGGCACGGTGGACAAGGGCGGCGTGGTCCGCACCATCCGCGCCCCCCAGGTGGCCGACCGCCCGCGCAGCTTCTTCGACAAGCTGAACGACTGGGCCAAGGAGCTGGGCGCGCCGGGCCTGGGCTACATCATCTTCGAGAACGGCACCGGCAAGGGCCCCATCGCCAAGTTCGTGCCCGACGCCGCCCAGGCGGTGCTGCGGGAGATCACCGGGGCGGTGGACGGCGACGCGGTGTTCTTCGTCTGCGACCAGCCCGGCCCGGCGGCCAAGCTGGCCGGCCAGGCGCGCACCAAGCTGGGCACCGAGCTGGACCTGATCGAGAAGAACGCCTTCCGCTTCTGCTGGATCGTGGACTTCCCCATGTTCGAGCAGGACGAAGAAACCGGACAGGTCATCTTCTCGCACAACCCGTTCTCCATGCCCCAGGGCGGGCTGGAGGCGCTCAACACCATGAACCCGCTGGACATCAAGGCGTACCAGTACGACATCGTGTGCAACGGCGTGGAGCTGTCGTCGGGTGCCATCCGCAACCACCTGCCCGAGGTGATGTACCGCGCGTTCGAGATCGCCGGCTACCCGGCCTCGGAACTGGAAGCCCGCTTCGGCGGCATGCTGTCGGCGTTCAAGCTGGGCGCCCCGCCCCACGGCGGTTCGGCCCCCGGCATCGACCGCATGGTGATGCTGCTGGCCGACGAGCCGAACATCCGCGAGATCATCGCCTTCCCGCTGAACCAGCGCGCCGAAGACCTGCTGATGCAGGCCCCGGCCCCGGTGGATACCGCGCGTCTGAAGGAGCTGCACCTGAAGCTGGATCTGCCCAAGCCCAAGGCCGCCGCTCCGGTGGACGGCCCGAAGGCGTAA
- the rnd gene encoding ribonuclease D, with protein MTPITTTHELEAFCQGLAGAEYVTVDTEFLREKTYYPQLCLVQLGGPDGAVAVDPLADGIDLAPLFRVLTDPGIVKVFHAARQDVEIFFHLTGQIPAPLFDTQVAAMVCGFGESVSYETLVTKLAGARIDKSSRFTDWSARPLTERQITYALSDVTHLRTAYEKLKRKLARTGRAQWLDEEMRVLTDPATYRSDPDTVWLRLKVRSNKPRFMALVRELAAWREREAQRRDQPRSRVLRDEALLEIAAHAPTTVDDLARTRGLGRGFAEGRQGTEILETVQRGLDLPESECPRAEPRDELPPGVAPIIELLRVLLKKVCDESGVASKLVASSADLEALAADDSAAIPAMSGWRRELFGEHALALKHGKIALAVADRRVKIVSVENPVSR; from the coding sequence ATGACTCCGATCACCACCACGCACGAGCTGGAGGCCTTCTGCCAGGGCCTTGCAGGCGCCGAATACGTCACCGTCGATACCGAATTTCTGCGGGAAAAGACGTACTATCCCCAACTGTGCCTCGTCCAGCTGGGCGGACCCGATGGCGCGGTCGCCGTGGACCCGCTGGCCGACGGAATCGATCTGGCGCCGCTGTTCCGGGTGCTGACCGATCCCGGCATCGTCAAGGTGTTCCACGCCGCCCGCCAGGATGTGGAGATCTTCTTCCACCTGACCGGCCAGATCCCCGCCCCGCTGTTCGACACGCAGGTGGCGGCCATGGTCTGCGGCTTCGGGGAAAGCGTCAGTTACGAGACGCTGGTGACCAAGCTGGCCGGTGCGCGCATCGACAAGTCCAGCCGCTTCACCGACTGGTCGGCCCGGCCCCTGACGGAACGGCAGATCACCTATGCCCTGTCCGACGTCACCCACCTGCGCACGGCGTACGAGAAGCTCAAGCGCAAGCTGGCCCGTACCGGCCGCGCCCAGTGGCTGGACGAGGAGATGCGGGTGCTGACCGATCCGGCCACATACCGCAGCGACCCCGACACCGTGTGGCTGCGGCTCAAGGTGCGGTCCAACAAGCCGCGCTTCATGGCGCTGGTGCGCGAACTGGCCGCGTGGCGTGAGCGCGAGGCGCAACGCCGCGACCAGCCGCGCAGCCGTGTGCTGCGCGACGAGGCGCTCCTGGAAATCGCCGCCCACGCCCCCACCACCGTGGACGATCTGGCCCGCACCCGCGGCCTGGGCCGTGGATTCGCCGAGGGGCGGCAGGGGACGGAGATCCTGGAGACGGTGCAGCGTGGCCTGGACCTGCCCGAGTCCGAGTGCCCGCGGGCCGAGCCGCGTGACGAACTGCCCCCCGGCGTCGCCCCCATCATCGAGCTGTTGCGCGTGCTGCTGAAGAAGGTGTGCGACGAGAGCGGGGTGGCATCCAAGCTGGTGGCCTCGTCCGCCGACCTGGAAGCGCTGGCCGCCGACGATTCCGCCGCCATCCCCGCCATGTCCGGGTGGCGCCGCGAACTGTTCGGGGAACATGCGCTTGCGCTCAAGCATGGAAAGATTGCATTGGCCGTGGCCGACCGCCGGGTAAAAATCGTTTCGGTTGAAAACCCGGTATCTAGGTAA
- a CDS encoding cell envelope integrity EipB family protein, giving the protein MPHRRLASCFAAAALLSVLAVPATAASTGRATAAGPDAGRKIAAAVQPHRAVYTMALKSARNSSKVSDVRGKMMFEWADACDGWTTEQRFQLRFVYVEGDEMLMTTNYTTWEAKNGRRYRFNVRKLINGEPDEDIRGDATLNRDGKGGTARFSTPEPQSVKLPAGSLFPTAHTLGLLDHAQRGDHLVNRVVFDGADAEGPTEISAFIGRPAKVEDTAASPLVKGRQAWPVRMAFFPLAGDSPQPEYEMSLRLLDNGVAQSMLIDYGDFTVGAELETIEALPKSGCDGK; this is encoded by the coding sequence TTGCCGCACCGCCGCCTAGCCTCCTGCTTTGCCGCCGCCGCCCTGTTGAGCGTGCTTGCCGTGCCGGCCACGGCGGCGTCCACCGGGCGTGCCACGGCGGCCGGTCCCGATGCCGGGCGCAAGATCGCCGCCGCGGTCCAGCCCCACCGCGCCGTCTACACGATGGCGCTGAAAAGCGCGCGCAACAGTTCCAAGGTGTCGGACGTGCGCGGCAAGATGATGTTCGAATGGGCCGATGCCTGCGACGGCTGGACCACCGAGCAGCGTTTTCAGCTTCGTTTCGTCTATGTGGAAGGCGACGAGATGCTGATGACGACGAATTACACCACGTGGGAGGCGAAGAACGGCCGCCGTTACCGCTTCAACGTCCGCAAGCTGATCAACGGTGAACCGGACGAGGACATCCGCGGCGACGCCACCCTGAACCGCGACGGCAAGGGTGGCACCGCCCGCTTTTCCACGCCCGAGCCGCAATCGGTGAAACTGCCCGCCGGCAGCCTGTTCCCCACCGCTCACACGCTGGGGCTGCTGGACCATGCCCAGCGGGGCGATCATCTGGTCAACCGGGTGGTGTTCGACGGTGCCGACGCCGAGGGGCCGACGGAAATCAGCGCCTTCATCGGCCGTCCGGCCAAGGTGGAGGACACGGCCGCCAGCCCGCTGGTGAAGGGGCGGCAGGCGTGGCCGGTGCGCATGGCCTTCTTTCCCCTGGCCGGCGACAGCCCCCAGCCCGAGTACGAGATGAGCCTGCGCCTGCTCGACAACGGGGTGGCACAGTCCATGCTCATCGACTACGGCGATTTCACCGTCGGCGCCGAACTGGAAACCATCGAAGCCCTGCCCAAATCCGGCTGCGACGGCAAATAA
- a CDS encoding EAL domain-containing protein, whose amino-acid sequence MSMFRGKPPIGRDRVRLSSAEKQAAVAASKDSKPDFDNDKLLNLLRSAKNELQGMRIIHMHLSLLKDKDPSSQLIVRTIVQELASKASFLQSFNISNGDVIILYKGLKLSGVTEVCQKVEMVFLSKTSLTGPNPYKEYSLYSIMELALNFINVIRFVEELQASETGGHGGETKPPITLEEMGKLERSMQMFDLSPFLFNQPVASLDPLSPDETEYFELYISIKLLQERLCPDYDLTANKWLFNYFTGNLDQSVLRALNHGLSFMRGRRIGININLSTVISTGFIKFDERLPIDFRGNVVLEINKTDLIENLALFQEVVDFAQDRRYQIAVDGLNPFWATNIDFEYLNVNYAKIFWSNEMLEMDAGFQQFFFEHMKQQDRCTYVLARCDTVSSLVFAQQAGIKLVQGRAVDNIMRKGVSVRDAVNTAKGM is encoded by the coding sequence ATGAGTATGTTTCGCGGCAAGCCGCCCATCGGACGTGACCGGGTCCGCCTCTCATCGGCGGAAAAGCAGGCTGCCGTCGCCGCGTCCAAGGACTCCAAGCCCGACTTCGACAACGACAAGCTGCTCAACCTCCTGCGTTCGGCCAAGAACGAGCTGCAGGGGATGCGCATCATCCACATGCACCTGTCGCTGTTGAAGGACAAGGATCCCTCCAGCCAGCTCATCGTCCGCACCATCGTCCAGGAACTGGCCAGCAAGGCGTCGTTCCTTCAGTCGTTCAACATCTCCAACGGCGACGTCATCATCCTCTACAAGGGGCTGAAGCTGTCGGGCGTGACCGAGGTCTGCCAGAAGGTCGAGATGGTCTTCCTGTCCAAGACCTCGCTGACCGGACCCAACCCGTACAAGGAATACTCGCTCTATTCGATCATGGAACTGGCGTTGAACTTCATCAACGTCATCCGTTTCGTGGAAGAGCTGCAGGCCAGCGAGACCGGGGGCCATGGCGGGGAAACGAAACCCCCCATCACGCTGGAGGAAATGGGCAAGCTCGAACGCTCCATGCAGATGTTCGACCTGTCACCGTTCCTGTTCAACCAGCCGGTCGCGTCCCTCGACCCCCTGTCGCCGGACGAGACCGAGTATTTCGAGCTTTATATTTCCATCAAGCTGCTGCAGGAACGCCTCTGCCCCGATTATGACCTGACGGCCAACAAGTGGCTGTTCAACTACTTCACCGGCAACCTGGACCAGTCGGTGCTGCGGGCGCTGAACCATGGGCTGTCGTTCATGCGCGGGCGGCGGATCGGCATCAACATCAACCTGTCCACGGTCATTTCCACCGGCTTCATCAAGTTCGACGAGCGGCTGCCCATCGATTTCCGCGGCAACGTGGTGCTGGAAATCAACAAGACCGACCTGATCGAAAATCTGGCGCTGTTCCAGGAGGTGGTCGATTTTGCCCAGGACCGCCGCTACCAGATCGCGGTGGACGGGCTGAACCCGTTCTGGGCCACCAACATCGACTTCGAATATCTGAACGTCAATTACGCCAAGATCTTCTGGTCGAATGAAATGCTGGAGATGGACGCCGGTTTCCAGCAGTTCTTCTTCGAACATATGAAGCAGCAGGACCGCTGCACCTATGTGTTGGCCCGCTGCGATACGGTGTCGAGTCTGGTGTTCGCCCAGCAGGCCGGGATCAAGCTGGTCCAGGGCCGTGCGGTGGACAACATCATGCGCAAGGGCGTGTCGGTCCGCGACGCCGTGAACACCGCCAAGGGCATGTGA